In Symphalangus syndactylus isolate Jambi chromosome 6, NHGRI_mSymSyn1-v2.1_pri, whole genome shotgun sequence, a genomic segment contains:
- the LOC129484497 gene encoding LOW QUALITY PROTEIN: olfactory receptor 56B4-like (The sequence of the model RefSeq protein was modified relative to this genomic sequence to represent the inferred CDS: inserted 1 base in 1 codon), which translates to MDNSTNVTNGSSLQISQFFLMGLRGIHEWQHWLSLPLALLYLLALGANLLIIITIQHETMLHEPMYHLLGILAVVDIGLATTIMPKILAIFWFEAKAISLPECFARIYAIHSFMCMESGIFLCMXVDRYVAICRPLQYPSIVTKAFVIKATEFIMIRNGLLTIPVPILAAQRHYCSRNEIGHCLCSNLGVISLACDDITVNKFYQMMLARVLVGSDMALAFSSYAAILHSVLSLNSAEAMSKVLSTCSSHLILILFFYTGIIVLSVTYLAEKKIPLIPVFLNVPQSVIPLALNPLVYALRMHKLRLGFQRLLRLGQDVSK; encoded by the exons ATGGATAACTCTACCAATGTTACCAATGGCTCCAGCCTCCAGATTTCCCAGTTCTTCCTGATGGGATTACGAGGCATTCATGAGTGGCAGCACTGGCTCTCCCTGCCCCTGGCTCTGCTCTACCTCTTAGCTCTTGGTGCCAATCTCCTCATCATAATCACCATTCAACATGAGACCATGCTACATGAACCCATGTACCATTTGCTGGGCATATTAGCAGTGGTGGACATTGGCCTGGCCACCACCATCATGCCCAAGATCCTGGCCATCTTCTGGTTTGAGGCCAAGGCCATCAGCCTCCCCGAGTGTTTTGCTCGGATCTATGCCATCCACTCTTTCATGTGCATGGAGTCAGGCATCTTCCTCTGCA CAGTAGACAGATACGTAGCCATCTGTCGCCCTCTTCAGTACCCCTCCATAGTCACTAAAGCTTTTGTCATCAAAGCCACAGAGTTCATCATGATCAGGAATGGCCTGTTGACCATCCCAGTGCCTATACTGGCTGCCCAGAGACACTACTGTTCCAGGAATGAAATTGGGCATTGCCTCTGCTCTAACTTGGGGGTTATCAGCCTGGCTTGTGATGACATCACTGTGAACAAATTTTACCAAATGATGCTAGCACGGGTCTTGGTTGGGAGTGATATGGCTCTGGCATTTTCTTCCTATGCTGCAATCCTTCACTCTGTGCTGAGTCTGAACTCAGCAGAAGCAATGTCCAAGGTTCTGAGCACTTGTAgctcccacctcatcctcatcCTCTTCTTCTACACAGGTATCATTGTGCTGTCTGTCACATACCTTGCAGAGAAAAAGATTCCCCTTATTCCTGTGTTCCTTAATGTGCCGCAGAGTGTCATCCCCCTTGCACTCAACCCCCTGGTCTATGCACTCAGGATGCACAAACTCAGACTAGGCTTTCAGAGACTGCTTAGGCTGGGTCAGGATGTGTCCAAGTAA